A window of the Henckelia pumila isolate YLH828 chromosome 3, ASM3356847v2, whole genome shotgun sequence genome harbors these coding sequences:
- the LOC140892457 gene encoding uncharacterized protein, with amino-acid sequence MDKEWMHLPSRLVPEYEEGVQKFIAQARNYAKTREVILCPCKRCKNKKYMKFDQVYEHLIIKGIDPSYTIWFFHGETYTSQLQSERSSGGVHEKEDESRKVYHLYRDVFVPEETSPARSKVWFEGHKEKKRQPGGEATGEKTKDIKECEPKSQSTANIADDAISIVFDKEARDRTQRMDFGVIPSKVGASVQQNGNIKQLQSMIHKIQQEMRELRSLFFQYMRQRNEEEQLIAVVTAMVTNKVVMLITSIKIHLRPEDQIASADPKPKVHHVIFGGSCWKFGLIKILWKSWT; translated from the exons ATGGATAAGGAATGGATGCATCTGCCTTCAAGGCTTGTACCCGAGTATGAAGAAGGGGTTCAAAAATTTATTGCACAAGCTAGGAACTATGCCAAAACACGTGAAGTAATCTTATGTCCTTGCAAGCGTTGTAAAAATAAGAAGTATATGAAATTTGACCAAGTGTACGAGCACTTAATTATTAAGGGGATCGATCCTTCTTACACTATTTGGTTCTTCCATGGTGAAACTTATACCTCACAACTCCAAAGCGAACGTAGTTCAGGAGGAGTTCATGAAAAGGAGGATGAAAGTAGAAAGGTATATCACTTATATAGGGATGTCTTTGTGCCGGAAGAAACAAGTCCTGCAAGATCAAAAGTTTGGTTTGAAGGTCACAAGGAAAAAAAAAGGCAACCTGGTGGTGAAGCTACTGGAGAGAAAACG AAAGATATAAAAGAATGTGAACCCAAATCTCAAAGCACAGCTAATATTGCCGATGATGCAATAAGCATTGTATTTGACAAGGAAGCTCGAGATAGAACACAAAGAATGGACTTTGGAGTTATACCATCAAAAGTTGGAGCTTCTGTGCAACAAAATGGAAATATTAAACAACTTCAAAGTATGATTCATAAAATTCAACAAGAAATGCGAGAACTAAGGTCCTTGTTTTTCCAATATATGAGGCAACGAAATGAGGAAGAACAG TTGATAGCAGTTGTGACAGCAATGGTGACCAATAAAGTGGTGATGTTGATAACTTCAATCAAAATCCACCTACGGCCAG AAGATCAGATTGCATCCGCGGATCCAAAACCAAAAGTGCATCACGTTATTTTTGGTGGATCTTGTTGGAAATTTGGATTGATAAAGATTTTGTGGAAAAGCTGGACCTAA